Proteins encoded in a region of the Plodia interpunctella isolate USDA-ARS_2022_Savannah chromosome 27, ilPloInte3.2, whole genome shotgun sequence genome:
- the LOC128681626 gene encoding cuticle protein 16.5-like, with protein MRVLIFAAVLAYASAVPSGLLGHGLLGHGYAAPLAVAHAPVAVAPALPTISPGDLQGAAIDAHVEASDHARAAVDAAREYHDQASELQGRAINAAEDHSWQAVDAVKTAEAQLDGQAAGVAPVLAKQLAGQAAYAAPLVHAAPVLAHAAPVVAAAPALSYGYAHGYAAPALAASKTVVTQSLSQSHPAPLVHSVVAPVAYGNALGYGHGLAHGW; from the exons ATGAGAGTTCTG ATCTTCGCCGCCGTCCTCGCCTACGCGTCAGCAGTGCCCTCGGGCCTGCTCGGCCACGGCCTCCTCGGGCACGGGTACGCCGCCCCTCTGGCGGTTGCCCACGCACCTGTAGCCGTCGCCCCCGCCCTCCCCACCATCTCCCCCGGTGACCTGCAAGGAGCCGCTATCGACGCCCACGTCGAGGCTTCCGACCACGCCCGCGCCGCCGTCGACGCCGCCCGTGAATACCACGACCAGGCTTCAGAGCTCCAAGGCAGGGCCATCAATGCCGCCGAAGACCACTCCTGGCAAGCGGTCGATGCTGTCAAAACCGCTGAGGCCCAGCTCGATGGACAAGCCGCTGGTGTGGCTCCAGTCTTGGCTAAACAGCTCGCTGGCCAAGCTGCCTACGCTGCCCCGCTCGTCCACGCTGCCCCAGTCTTAGCCCATGCCGCCCCTGTAGTGGCCGCTGCGCCAGCCCTGTCCTACGGATACGCTCATGGTTACGCTGCCCCAGCGCTCGCTGCCAGCAAGACTGTGGTCACCCAATCTCTGTCCCAGTCCCACCCAGCTCCCCTAGTCCACTCCGTCGTCGCCCCGGTCGCGTACGGAAACGCCCTGGGTTACGGTCATGGGCTCGCCCATGGATGGTAA
- the LOC128681625 gene encoding pupal cuticle protein PCP52-like, with product MRFLILTSVLACAAAAPSGALVGSLPVPAVATIAAVKTVPVNPIIPAIPIVKTIPTLTAIPVAAPTISPGDIQAAAINAKVEVEDYLRAAADKNREATEQALKDQADKIVEASNLASEKNQDAFWEVEDKKWQALTALQTAQAKLDGIVASNADLLGKAVIAPTAAVITQNAAVAPFVYSPVAIKTEEKKEENKDYKAEDIKEDSVQIESAANEVQTVKSGEAQFVALKTPAAVAENEQKVVAEAKLKEGAIVAPVLANLGFPLYAAPIAGVPVNLNEVGWQTTLLQPGVKIISPGVTLTQEGVVDAKTSW from the exons ATGAGATTCCTG ATCCTGACGTCCGTCCTAGCGTGCGCGGCCGCAGCGCCATCTGGCGCGTTAGTCGGCTCGCTGCCAGTCCCCGCTGTGGCCACCATAGCAGCCGTCAAGACAGTCCCTGTCAACCCTATCATCCCTGCCATACCTATTGTCAAAACCATCCCTACTCTAACTGCTATCCCTGTAGCAGCCCCTACGATTTCCCCAGGAGACATCCAAGCGGCCGCTATCAATGCAAAAGTTGAGGTAGAAGATTATTTACGAGCAGCCGCAGACAAAAACAGGGAAGCGACTGAACAGGCTTTAAAAGATCAAGCGGATAAAATCGTCGAAGCCAGCAATCTAGCTAGCGAGAAGAATCAAGACGCGTTTTGGGAGGTCGAAGATAAAAAATGGCAAGCATTGACAGCATTGCAGACCGCTCAGGCTAAATTAGACGGCATTGTCGCTAGCAACGCTGATCTATTAGGCAAAGCAGTTATAGCACCAACTGCAGCTGTGATCACACAAAATGCTGCCGTCGCGCCATTCGTATACAGCCCCGTGGCGATCAAAACTGAAGAAAAGAAAGAGGAAAACAAAGATTACAAAGCTGAGGATATCAAAGAAGATTCCGTTCAAATAGAATCAGCGGCGAATGAAGTACAAACTGTGAAATCTGGCGAAGCACAGTTCGTGGCTTTGAAGACACCAGCAGCTGTTGCGGAGAATGAGCAGAAGGTGGTGGCTGAAGCCAAGCTGAAGGAAGGAGCGATCGTCGCTCCGGTACTAGCTAATCTAGGGTTCCCGTTGTATGCTGCACCTATTGCTGGAGTTCCGGTTAATCTGAATGAa GTCGGCTGGCAGACCACCCTACTTCAACCAGGAGTCAAGATCATCAGTCCTGGGGTCACACTGACCCAAGAGGGTGTGGTCGATGCAAAAACATCATGGTAA